One Cryptomeria japonica chromosome 9, Sugi_1.0, whole genome shotgun sequence genomic window carries:
- the LOC131033012 gene encoding transcription factor MYB8 has protein sequence MASGSKLQERHKGPWTPHEDHLLKNYIVHHGEGRWCAIPQRTGLLRCPKSCRLRWINYLRPDVKRGHISEDEEELIIRLHKLLGNRWSLIAKRVPGRTDNEVKNYWNTRLSKKLHGKGIDPNTHKPLRAIQFNDSSEMKGMMKLTQTENSPEQKEKLSQDFTCSNNPETNAASQQRDLVLVDCGEHVWQGISDENVRDICGYALHSPGHGCMESLENSVEMTNSFCECEDGTMFVYDLWALSLFNN, from the exons ATGGCATCTGGCTCAAAGCTGCAAGAGCGTCACAAAGGGCCTTGGACTCCCCATGAAGATCATCTGttgaaaaattacatagtacatcaTGGAGAAGGGAGATGGTGCGCAATACCCCAAAGAACAG GTTTGCTACGATGTCCCAAGAGTTGTAGATTGCGGTGGATAAATTACCTTCGTCCTGATGTGAAGCGAGGACATATTTCTGAGGATGAAGAAGAGCTTATTATAAGACTTCACAAACTGCTGGGAAACAG ATGGTCACTGATTGCAAAGAGGGTGCCAGGTAGAACAGACAATGAGGTGAAGAACTACTGGAACACTCGTTTGAGCAAGAAACTTCATGGCAAAGGAATCGATCCCAACACCCACAAGCCTTTGAGGGCTATTCAGTTTAATGACAGTAGTGAAATGAAGGGCATGATGAAGCTCACACAAACTGAGAATTCCCCAGAACAGAAAGAAAAGCTTTCTCAGGATTTCACTTGTTCAAACAATCCAGAGACTAATGCAGCCTCTCAACAAAGAGATTTGGTATTGGTAGATTGTGGAGAGCATGTTTGGCAGGGGATTAGTGATGAGAACGTGAGGGACATTTGTGGATATGCTCTACATTCTCCTGGACATGGGTGTATGGAGTCCCTGGAAAACTCTGTGGAAATGACGAATTCCTTTTGTGAATGTGAGGATGGAACAATGTTTGTCTACGACCTGTGGGCTTTGTCACTCTTTAATAATTAA